TTAGTGTTGAtatagaaaaatcaagaattaACAACATTCACAAGTTCTCCAATCTAACATCTTAAGTTGTTGTTAACAAATGCATTAAAAAGAGACTAAAGAAGCTCAAACAGATTGGTGCAATTAGATAAAAGATGGGGTCTTACAAAAAAGCCATgtcaaactaaaaaacaagCATTCACTTTCTCACCCTTGCTCTCTTCTTATATATAACATCATTCTACTAAAAAACCATctgtaattatatttatatatatctatatatacttaaaaaCTAGACTTCTTATCTCAAGAGTTAGCATCACAAGATCAACTTTTTAGACCTTAGAAGACTTTAAGAACAGATCaggctttcttcttcttgttgttgttgttcttgatcaGGCTTTCCTGTGTCTGTTCTCTCTGCTTTCCCTtaagcttcttcctcttctgtaCTCGACCTCTGCATCAGAGCTTGAAATATGATAGCTTCTGCTTCCTTTTACAGACCCCACTCTCGACAATAAAGCCTCTTCATCCGCATGGATCcggtttctttgtttgtgatCTGAGCCATACAATTTGATACAATTAgcacacacacaaagaaacaatgttATTATCTATGCAAGCTGAATGAGATATAATGTGACAATTCTCACCTTTGTAGCTATTTGATGACTTTGGTGATTGGAAGTCTACAACTTGTGAATCAAGATCGGCTTCTGATTTGGGGCTTGTTTGACTCAGCAAATTTGCTTCTCTTCTGAGAAGCTTTTGTCCATCGCTTGGAGAGTAAGCTGATGTGTTAAAAGACCCATCCATCACATCAGTGATCTCTACATACTGACTAGTTGTGATGATTTCATCTGCACTAAAACCAAAGGACGCCCTGTAAGCTTCTAACTCCTCCATGTCTTGCTTGGGACTTCTGTTCTGCCTATTCTGGTTCCCGTTTCCATATCCATTTGTAGGATACACATCTGAATCCTTCGACACGCTTAATCTTCCACCGTTTTGAGGAACTGAAGGGTCGTGATCCAGGTAAAACTTGGCAAAAGTTTCAGGACAGAAGAAGTTTGACTCCTGCAAAGGTGTTGAGACTCCATTTGTGTCATACCCGAATGTGTTGCCAGAATCACTCCTTGAGCATTTACCATTTTGAGGCGACAATAACCCATCTCCCGAAGCCCGAGAGATTGGTGATCTAAGAGCACTGGCTGGACTTCCGGGATAAAGAGAATAAGTAGCTTGAAGATCATTGTAATGACCTTTACCAGAGTTCTTGAGATCCATGGAGGAAGTCAAGAAACGAGCATAAGGTACATCAGGTGAAGAAGGGGCAGTCAGACGTGCAAGCTCTGGAGGAGGAGTGAAAGGAGCAGTCGATGGCTCGGTGGTGAAAGTAGAGAAAACAGGCGGTGAGACTAATTGGGTTTCATGAGCATATGGTCCAGTGGCATACATACTCGACGAAGGACCTCCCGGTGAATTTGCAGCCAGAGATAAGTAGCAGTTTGGAGACTGAGTAGTTGAAGGAAGAGCTGAATTGGTGAAGGAAGCAGGAGAGGAAGGTGGAGCCAATAGTGATAGATTAATCCCTCCTGCAGCTTGATTATTTAAGACACCAGCTTGATGAGCTCCATTAGGTTGTGAAGCTGAGACATTGCCACCTTCAGGAATGCGAGAAGCAGGTACAATTCTTTTTCCACCTTTTTGTGACTTGAAACAAGAGAACACTCCTAAACAACCTCCCCACCTTTTCCTCTGCAAAAggacacacacacacactcagACACTTGACATGTAAGTGTAAAAGAGATCTGTGAAGCAAGAAGATAATTGCCATATAGTGAATCAATGATTATGGATCTAAAGCACGAAATGGTGATCTTATAGCTTACACGCATCGAATCTAGATCATAACCAGTAAAAGgttgaattttttcttcttctaattgaATGGCAATtcagaaaaatgtaaaacttttttgttcaattctcAAGAATCACTAGCTCGATTTAGCATAAAGCTGGGATTTTTACAATAACATAATGATCAAAGGAGAGATTCAACATAAACCCTAACGAACATTAGTGTGAACAGAGTCGGAGTAGTCAGATCtaagtaggaaaaaaaaacaacttgcCAAAAAAACGAAAGCTTTAAAATCTGAAGAAGTTAGAACTGAGACAGAGAGAAGTAAAAGCTCAAGAAGTCGAAATCAAACGAAAATAGAGAGAATTAAACAGAAACCTGATCCTGCTCTGAGCCCATTTAggtgtctctctctctgttagTCAGAAAAATCACAGAGTTTTACTCTTATTCTGAGTAGGGTTTCTTCAACAGGTCATAGACGTAATCATCTTggttttctccattttttctcacaatttcttcttccagTTTACTGATACGATCCAGAGGAGGAgcaaacaaaagttaaagCAAAAGGGTGAAAAAGATTTTAAGTAAAGATTTTTGGggaaagaaagacaaaactaattttatgAGTGGGAGTGGgagagataaagaaaaaaatggaaatttgagaagagaaagagtaaatAAGGAAATCTGCACTGATGCAATCGGCATGAAAAGATGATCCTTACCAAGGAAAAAGCATTTCTATTTTAATCAGAATGTGACTTACCACAAAgcaagagcaaaaaaaaaagacaaaacaaaacacaaaaagctCAAgccaacacacacaaaaaaaaagacataaaagagaaaaaggaacaaagaaattaataatgttttaaatctCTTCGGTTTTCACACTCTCTGAAATAgcagtaaaagaaaaattatgagTTTTGGAAATTAAATTGGTTTGGAAAAAAGAGGTTTATCAATGTGTTTAAGTTGGTTATTAAATGGGTAAATTACTTATTAGACATCTAAACCTATTAAAAAGTTGATTCGGTGAGCACGTGAAGGACGTTTACTAATAAGGGTTAAGGGAGAACATGTAATGTAAAAgtcaatttttttagtttttgcttttttggtttggtctaTAAACACGTCCAAAATCAGTGTATAACTGCTTAGTCAAGCGACCATTGAGGTTTAATAATAAATGCTATACACTtatcaagaacaacaagattgttgtgatttttttttggctttggaagttgacaaaacaaacctttgattaataaagagtttggaacaaaaaataagaagaagaataaagtggcaattaataaagaaatttgCAAAGATTAGTGAcacaaatttgtttaaaatttgatcATATTGAGGGGATTATATGTATTaagatttaaatttgtttaaaattgatCATATTGAGGggattataaaaaataaaaggtgATTCTTTTCcctaaaattttgttttgatctttATGAATTGTCTATAGGTATTGAGGGTTCCAATAAAGACATTAAAGCAGAGGAAAAAAGAGGGCCTAGTAATAGTATGGTACCTAGTTGTAGGATTTGGATCTTTTTTGGGGTCTGGTTTCATATTTGTAGGAcctctctcctcctctctcATTCTTTCCTCATCTTAATTAACCctgtatattatttatttttaacttaaaaagCCAGTAATTTTTCAATGTTCCCAATCACAAACTATTGACAAAATTATTTACAGCTCCAGTGAAACAACAACCTATCTTTTACTTTAATCATTGCTTATAGCTTTAAACCACATCACATGTACtttcttgtatttttaaaCACACATCACATGTCCTGACTCATGACCTGAGTTATGCTCGTTTCCACAAAATTTTAGAAACTGGTCATTGttagaaatttcaaatttgtatgCCATTGAATCATACATATGATACAAGAGATCTGTTTTGGTAGTTCATAgacatatataatcaaatgAATAAAATCACATGCTTCAGTTGACATTTCTGTTTACTTTACTATATAGGACACTTACTATTCAAGGACGGGCCTTCTTCTCAAGCAAAGAAGGATTTATGGGCTTTCTGAAAAGCCCAAAATGTTCTAAGACATATATAGGAAGTGGAAAGAACAAAGTAAATGGCACACAAAGGAAATATTTGTATAAAGAATTCGAATCAGTAGCGACGAGTAATTTCAAATGGGTTATAAGCACCCACTTATGGTTTAGTGTCACCGAGTTCAACGTCTTTCAAGTCGATATGCTCAACTCCTTCTTTGAGTAGCTTAATCTCATCTTCGGTCATACTGTGTTTGCCGTGTGGCGTTGACTTTGcgttcctctgtttctctatATCAACAGCCCAACTATAGATCACCATTCCAACAATGGCTATGGCCATCCCGGCGATGTTCTTGAATGTCATCTCGGAATCAAAGAGAAGCCATCCTAATGTGAGGACGCATACTGTTTTCATGTGGCCTAGAACTTGGAAAGATGTCGCTGAGAATCTTCCGATGCAGAGATATTGGCTTATGTTACAGAAAACGGCTAATGCACAGGAGAGAAGAATGCAGAACTGCAAAAATGAGAGATAAAAAGTAAAGATTTTGTGTTTACGTTTGAGTCATCTGAATCATAGAGAACTTGAGAATTTACTTACGATGGCACCATAAGTCATCTGGTAAGTAGATATGAATTTGCCGCTCAACAAATAGTCAACAAAGGGGCCACAGATGAGAAGTGAAATGGCTTGGATTGGTGCAGTTTTGCTCAGCAATTCAAAGGATCCTACTGAGTACTTCTTCTGCAGAGAGCCTATAGACtgtaaccaaaagaaaaagtgaaaatttgTCAGCAGAACACTTGACACGCCATAGTATCTAAGAAGTTTCGAGAGAAAAATGCCCTTTCCAGGACTCCAGCAAGGAATACAGAACTGTGTCTCCTAGATTTATAATTTCGAATTCAGATCTGGAAAGGAAATCTAGTTGAGTTTACGTTATGCAGGAGAATCTGTGTACAATACTGAGTTAGATTAGACATAGATGGAGCTCAAAGGGACAAAAGATTCCCTCCAAATACCACTGATCTAAGAAAAGTTTGAGCCTTTCTGTTTCAAAGAATGTAAAAAGATGAATACTGATCTAAGAAATTCCAGAtctaacataaacaaagagaTGGTGTGATGAATACTTACAATCTGCTGCAGAGAAGTGGAGAAAACGGCAGTGCATGCACAAATGAAACCTTTGGCATTAACTTTGACATCAGTCACAGTACAAATCCCAACACCGATAACCACAACCATTACAGAAGCTTTCACTTCTTTACAATAATGCTTGCTATGTAGAATCCATTCCAACACGCATACCACCGGAATCATGCTCAATTTCGAAATCTAAAGTGAAAATGAAtaagcaaaatcaaaacaacaatcttTCAATCGAATAACCGAAAGAGCAAATCTCCAAGACAAGTTACCTGATAGAAGCCAACAGAGTTGAGCATAAGACTAAAGTTCATAGCAGCGATAGAGATATTAGCAACAATTGAGAACCAGAGAAGCTCCCAAAGAGGAACATGCTTAGAAGCTGATAGTCCCGTTGCGTTTGACACCATACCAACAAGAGCAGTGAATGCAAAGTGAAATCCCGTTAACGTTGTAGCTGTGgaatatataaacaaagaaatcgtCAGATTCATGAAGTGTGTAAGCTAATGGGAGATAGATAGATCAGagtcagagagagagaggcatACCAAAGCCAAAACCGAAACCAGAGGAAGACATGAGCTGTTTATTAGCCATGATGATTCCAACGGAGCTGATTACATTCATAGCCCATGCACCGACATCAGACACCGCCGATTTCTTCTCGCTCTCCGGTTTCTCCATTTGGATTTGAGAAAATTGAACACCGACACTATCAGATCTGAATCTCGTGCAAGCGAAAACGAGATCTGAGAAATCTCGATTCGCTTGCAGATTTTGACAGAATCAAACACTGAAAGAGATGAGATCTGGAGAAAAGTCGATTCACGCCGTTCGTGGAATCAGCGAAGAAAGCCAAAAAGCGAAAAACACAGACACACACTCACgtatctctctctgtctctgctACTTATGCTTCACTGGTTCTTCACTCGACGTAGCTGAATATATTATCACAAGCAAGCTTCTTCTCCCACCATTGATGCTTTCCTTGGAGTTgttataaattcttttttaattctctGAGATTtcgaaaataatattatatatattaatggaATCATTTTAAGTATTAATTTCATTCATTGACGCGTGTCGTTTACCTTATTtgaccttcttctttcttcttttggtccACTTGTTTGTTATTTCAATATGAGTTCTGTATAGGgatagttttgtcttttcgTGCCGCTGGTAACGTCGTGcttttagttttcaaattaaattttaacttgcgagattattttattaaacgTTTACTTAAGTGCTTAAATTAAGCCACAAGGAACTGATAACAGCGAATTGTTAACGGTAATTTATAACGGAGTACGTACTTACTACTTAATttcaaactatatatttaatttagacAGGAAAATATCGCGATGTGTAACTAATAGTACCATTTGATTAAAATGTAGAAATGTGTTGTTCATTTTCGAATAATGcttgattttattataatcaTATCGAAAGTGAAAGGAAATAATCACAATTTGCCATTGGTCATAGTCACACCGTCACACTCAAAGCCAAACAATTTCGAAACTAAATTATTGAGTTTGTCCTTTGTTCTTCCAGCTATTCTTTACTTGATTACAGtctcatttatatatacaaatgaaaaaaaaaaatcattacaacaacaaaatatcgtttttgttgtgtgtttgtatATCAAGAGTTTTGGAAATTGTACTGTGTGTTTTATCGAATAGTTTTAGAAATAATGATGGGTCTCTGCAATTATTAATGCTTTGAAGATGACAAAACCTGTATATCTTAGCCTGTGCCTCAACACAAATAGTAATTGAGAACACATGATCTCCAACACATTGTCACAAAAGAGCTTTTGCATGTGCTTTCAacatcaatta
This sequence is a window from Arabidopsis thaliana chromosome 1 sequence. Protein-coding genes within it:
- a CDS encoding hydroxyproline-rich glycoprotein family protein (FUNCTIONS IN: molecular_function unknown; INVOLVED IN: biological_process unknown; LOCATED IN: plasma membrane; EXPRESSED IN: 22 plant structures; EXPRESSED DURING: 13 growth stages; BEST Arabidopsis thaliana protein match is: hydroxyproline-rich glycoprotein family protein (TAIR:AT5G52430.1); Has 353 Blast hits to 231 proteins in 60 species: Archae - 0; Bacteria - 6; Metazoa - 57; Fungi - 22; Plants - 125; Viruses - 4; Other Eukaryotes - 139 (source: NCBI BLink).), which translates into the protein MGSEQDQRKRWGGCLGVFSCFKSQKGGKRIVPASRIPEGGNVSASQPNGAHQAGVLNNQAAGGINLSLLAPPSSPASFTNSALPSTTQSPNCYLSLAANSPGGPSSSMYATGPYAHETQLVSPPVFSTFTTEPSTAPFTPPPELARLTAPSSPDVPYARFLTSSMDLKNSGKGHYNDLQATYSLYPGSPASALRSPISRASGDGLLSPQNGKCSRSDSGNTFGYDTNGVSTPLQESNFFCPETFAKFYLDHDPSVPQNGGRLSVSKDSDVYPTNGYGNGNQNRQNRSPKQDMEELEAYRASFGFSADEIITTSQYVEITDVMDGSFNTSAYSPSDGQKLLRREANLLSQTSPKSEADLDSQVVDFQSPKSSNSYKDHKQRNRIHADEEALLSRVGSVKGSRSYHISSSDAEVEYRRGRSLRESRENRHRKA
- a CDS encoding hydroxyproline-rich glycoprotein family protein, with product MYATGPYAHETQLVSPPVFSTFTTEPSTAPFTPPPELARLTAPSSPDVPYARFLTSSMDLKNSGKGHYNDLQATYSLYPGSPASALRSPISRASGDGLLSPQNGKCSRSDSGNTFGYDTNGVSTPLQESNFFCPETFAKFYLDHDPSVPQNGGRLSVSKDSDVYPTNGYGNGNQNRQNRSPKQDMEELEAYRASFGFSADEIITTSQYVEITDVMDGSFNTSAYSPSDGQKLLRREANLLSQTSPKSEADLDSQVVDFQSPKSSNSYKDHKQRNRIHADEEALLSRVGSVKGSRSYHISSSDAEVEYRRGRSLRESRENRHRKA
- a CDS encoding Nucleotide-sugar transporter family protein (Nucleotide-sugar transporter family protein; CONTAINS InterPro DOMAIN/s: Protein of unknown function DUF250 (InterPro:IPR004853); BEST Arabidopsis thaliana protein match is: Nucleotide-sugar transporter family protein (TAIR:AT1G21070.1); Has 1975 Blast hits to 1967 proteins in 210 species: Archae - 0; Bacteria - 20; Metazoa - 359; Fungi - 295; Plants - 1101; Viruses - 0; Other Eukaryotes - 200 (source: NCBI BLink).), with the protein product MEKPESEKKSAVSDVGAWAMNVISSVGIIMANKQLMSSSGFGFGFATTLTGFHFAFTALVGMVSNATGLSASKHVPLWELLWFSIVANISIAAMNFSLMLNSVGFYQISKLSMIPVVCVLEWILHSKHYCKEVKASVMVVVIGVGICTVTDVKVNAKGFICACTAVFSTSLQQISIGSLQKKYSVGSFELLSKTAPIQAISLLICGPFVDYLLSGKFISTYQMTYGAIFCILLSCALAVFCNISQYLCIGRFSATSFQVLGHMKTVCVLTLGWLLFDSEMTFKNIAGMAIAIVGMVIYSWAVDIEKQRNAKSTPHGKHSMTEDEIKLLKEGVEHIDLKDVELGDTKP